From the genome of Grus americana isolate bGruAme1 chromosome 9, bGruAme1.mat, whole genome shotgun sequence, one region includes:
- the GNB4 gene encoding guanine nucleotide-binding protein subunit beta-4 isoform X1, producing MSELEQLRQEAEQLRNQIRDARKACSDTTLAQITTSLDSVGRIQMRTRRTLRGHLAKIYAMHWGSDSRLLVSASQDGKLIIWDSYTTNKMHAIPLRSSWVMTCAYAPSGNYVACGGLDNICSIYNLKTREGNVRVSRELPGHTGYLSCCRFLDDNQIVTSSGDTTCALWDIETGQQTTTFTGHTGDVMSLSLSPDMRTFVSGACDASSKLWDIRDGMCRQSFTGHVSDINAVCFFPNGHAFATGSDDATCRLFDLRADQELMMYSHDNIICGITSVAFSKSGRLLLAGYDDFNCNVWDTLKGERAGVLAGHDNRVSCLGVTDDGMAVATGSWDSFLRIWN from the exons ATGAGTGAGCTGGAACAGTTAcggcaggaggcagagcagctgcgaaatcaaatcaga gatGCAAGGAAAGCATGTAGTGACACAACTCTTGCTCAG atcacAACAAGTCTGGACTCAGTGGGTCGAATTCAAATGCGAACAAGGCGTACGCTTAGAGGTCACTTAGCTAAAATCTATGCTATGCACTGGGGATCTGACTCAAG GCTACTAGTCAGTGCTTCTCAAgatggaaaattaattatttgggATAGTTATACAACAAATAAG ATGCATGCCATTCCTTTGAGATCCTCCTGGGTGATGACTTGCGCATACGCACCGTCCGGAAACTACGTTGCCTGTGGTGGATTGGACAACATCTGTTCCATATACAACTTAAAAACCAGAGAGGGCAACGTGAGAGTGAGCCGAGAGCTGCCAGGGCATACAG gatATTTGTCCTGTTGTCGCTTTCTGGATGACAACCAAATTGTCACTAGCTCAGGAGACACCACTTG CGCTTTGTGGGATATTGAAACTGGTCAACAGACCACCACATTCACTGGGCATACTGGCGATGTGATGAGTCTCTCTCTAAGTCCAGATATGAGGACTTTTGTTTCGGGTGCCTGTGATGCCTCCTCGAAGCTTTGGGATATTCGAGATGGAATGTGCAGGCAGTCGTTCACAGGGCATGTGTCAGATATTAATGCAGTTTGT TTTTTCCCTAATGGACACGCATTTGCCACTGGATCTGATGATGCCACTTGCCGACTCTTTGACCTACGTGCAGATCAAGAATTAATGATGTATTCACACGACAATATCATCTGCGGCATCACTTCTGTAGCCTTCTCAAAAAGCGGTCGCCTCTTGCTAGCAGGTTATGACGACTTCAACTGCAATGTCTGGGATACTCTGAAAGGGGAGAGAGCAG GTGTCCTTGCTGGCCATGACAACCGTGTCAGCTGTTTAGGTGTTACTGATGACGGCATGGCTGTAGCTACAGGGTCTTGGGACAGTTTTCTCAGAATCTGGAATTAA
- the GNB4 gene encoding guanine nucleotide-binding protein subunit beta-4 isoform X2 — protein sequence MSELEQLRQEAEQLRNQIRDARKACSDTTLAQITTSLDSVGRIQMRTRRTLRGHLAKIYAMHWGSDSRLLVSASQDGKLIIWDSYTTNKMHAIPLRSSWVMTCAYAPSGNYVACGGLDNICSIYNLKTREGNVRVSRELPGHTGYLSCCRFLDDNQIVTSSGDTTCALWDIETGQQTTTFTGHTGDVMSLSLSPDMRTFVSGACDASSKLWDIRDGMCRQSFTGHVSDINAVCVSDHLYFHMGRKGEDKSCSCMNPAYSLLGYLDLKSVTLFETVKLYITKKVV from the exons ATGAGTGAGCTGGAACAGTTAcggcaggaggcagagcagctgcgaaatcaaatcaga gatGCAAGGAAAGCATGTAGTGACACAACTCTTGCTCAG atcacAACAAGTCTGGACTCAGTGGGTCGAATTCAAATGCGAACAAGGCGTACGCTTAGAGGTCACTTAGCTAAAATCTATGCTATGCACTGGGGATCTGACTCAAG GCTACTAGTCAGTGCTTCTCAAgatggaaaattaattatttgggATAGTTATACAACAAATAAG ATGCATGCCATTCCTTTGAGATCCTCCTGGGTGATGACTTGCGCATACGCACCGTCCGGAAACTACGTTGCCTGTGGTGGATTGGACAACATCTGTTCCATATACAACTTAAAAACCAGAGAGGGCAACGTGAGAGTGAGCCGAGAGCTGCCAGGGCATACAG gatATTTGTCCTGTTGTCGCTTTCTGGATGACAACCAAATTGTCACTAGCTCAGGAGACACCACTTG CGCTTTGTGGGATATTGAAACTGGTCAACAGACCACCACATTCACTGGGCATACTGGCGATGTGATGAGTCTCTCTCTAAGTCCAGATATGAGGACTTTTGTTTCGGGTGCCTGTGATGCCTCCTCGAAGCTTTGGGATATTCGAGATGGAATGTGCAGGCAGTCGTTCACAGGGCATGTGTCAGATATTAATGCAGTTTGTGTAAGTGACCATTTGTATTTCCACATGGGAAGAAAGGGGGAGGATAAAAGCTGTAGTTGCATGAATCCAGCTTATAGTCTACTGGGCTACCTTGATTTAAAATCAGTTACTTTGTTCGAGACTGTTAAATTGTATATAACGAAGAAGGTTGTCTAG